The proteins below come from a single Deinococcus roseus genomic window:
- a CDS encoding sensor domain-containing diguanylate cyclase, translated as MFLPRVSTPFMRLTLLLLAGLALPLLWPDVFQNLLSTRGFEVDHHDDWPQSLVALHVGSDVLIGIAYAVIASILAILVHKNRCHLPFDWVLLSFGLFIVACGFTHLMHVLVRFTPMYYLDTYVRALTAVVSVATAVALPPLIPRVAQLLKANEQVQAHQQELEDKTRELEALAARAEFHASLSDLLQSVSDPLTVAERALEQMGPLLQAEQILAMRVVDDQAELWGVWGNLREDTRRRMEGRSSSPLSRLPLILQVVNSGEALYLNDYSQHPHARPIDGPPIAVALEPVKDTQGRVVASLNFTRPATLPWQDAEKKLMRRAAATVAVALSRTELQSALRESEQKYRSIAENYPNGTVQLFDADLRYQLIDGEAIRDLGLSAQELEGKTIFELWEPDFARELEAHYRRALSGKAAVLEVEFQGRWFLNRALPVRNAAGNIMLGLNTAQDITEERQQKQELKRLARVNQILLEVAHLSQEPGTAEEVARKVLLKFKDALSLDWLGMGVQDGDTARLHHIWHSQHATGVLQQTHLPDVQRGVGMTWLAIEAGHAVYIDDYPSSPRASETYLQVKLSSVALVPLTNPATGDTIVLIASKVGDNRGWQQWEKELFEAARVTVGVAMERQQHLLQMEEAALQDALTGLGNRRAFELDLKTEHARSRRHDHAFGLMMLDLDGLKGINDRMGHEAGDRLIACFAQELQSHMRTHDRCYRLGGDEFAVILSHSSLSSSEVLHGRICTLIQGVQQEGFPTADVSVGLAFFPEERSGLEDLLRLADERMYQMKERHHLET; from the coding sequence ATGTTTTTACCCCGTGTTTCCACCCCTTTCATGAGGCTGACCCTGTTGCTGCTGGCTGGTCTGGCACTTCCCCTCTTGTGGCCTGATGTGTTTCAAAACCTGCTGAGCACCAGAGGTTTTGAGGTGGACCACCATGACGACTGGCCCCAGAGTCTGGTGGCGCTGCATGTCGGATCTGATGTGCTGATTGGGATTGCTTACGCTGTGATTGCCTCGATCCTGGCCATCCTGGTGCACAAAAACCGCTGCCACCTGCCGTTTGACTGGGTGTTGCTTTCTTTCGGGCTGTTCATTGTGGCTTGCGGCTTCACGCACCTGATGCATGTGCTGGTGCGTTTCACCCCCATGTATTACCTGGACACCTATGTGCGGGCGCTCACCGCCGTTGTGAGTGTGGCCACCGCTGTGGCCCTGCCTCCCCTGATCCCCAGGGTGGCCCAGTTGCTGAAAGCAAACGAGCAGGTGCAGGCCCACCAGCAGGAACTGGAAGACAAAACCCGCGAACTGGAGGCCCTGGCTGCACGGGCAGAATTTCATGCCTCGCTCTCCGATCTGTTGCAGTCGGTTTCGGATCCCCTCACCGTGGCCGAACGCGCCCTGGAGCAGATGGGACCCCTCTTGCAGGCCGAACAGATCCTGGCCATGCGCGTGGTGGATGACCAGGCTGAGCTGTGGGGGGTGTGGGGCAATTTGCGGGAAGACACCCGCAGGCGCATGGAAGGCCGTTCCAGCAGCCCTCTTTCCAGGCTCCCGCTCATTTTGCAGGTGGTGAACAGCGGGGAAGCCCTGTATTTAAATGATTACAGCCAGCACCCACACGCCAGACCCATCGATGGACCGCCCATTGCGGTGGCCCTGGAACCCGTCAAAGACACCCAGGGACGGGTGGTGGCCTCCCTCAACTTCACCCGCCCGGCCACCCTGCCCTGGCAGGACGCAGAGAAGAAATTGATGCGCCGGGCAGCAGCCACTGTCGCTGTGGCCCTCTCCCGCACCGAACTGCAAAGCGCCCTCAGGGAAAGCGAACAGAAGTACCGCAGCATCGCCGAGAATTACCCGAATGGTACGGTGCAACTCTTTGATGCAGATTTGCGTTACCAGTTGATTGATGGAGAAGCCATCCGTGACCTGGGTCTCAGCGCACAGGAACTGGAAGGCAAAACCATCTTTGAGCTGTGGGAGCCAGACTTTGCCCGTGAACTGGAAGCCCATTACCGTCGGGCCCTCTCCGGGAAAGCTGCTGTGCTGGAAGTGGAGTTTCAGGGCCGCTGGTTCCTCAACCGTGCCCTGCCCGTGCGCAATGCAGCAGGCAACATCATGCTGGGCCTCAACACCGCGCAGGACATCACCGAGGAGCGCCAGCAAAAGCAGGAACTGAAACGGCTGGCCAGAGTCAACCAGATTCTGCTGGAAGTGGCCCACCTCTCGCAGGAGCCTGGCACTGCAGAAGAGGTGGCCAGAAAGGTGCTGCTGAAATTCAAGGACGCACTGAGTCTGGACTGGCTGGGCATGGGTGTGCAGGACGGAGACACCGCCAGACTGCACCACATCTGGCACAGCCAGCACGCCACAGGGGTGCTGCAACAGACGCATCTGCCCGACGTGCAACGCGGGGTGGGCATGACCTGGCTGGCCATTGAAGCGGGACACGCGGTGTACATCGACGATTATCCCTCCAGCCCACGGGCCAGTGAGACCTACCTGCAGGTCAAGCTGTCCTCGGTGGCCCTGGTGCCCCTCACCAACCCGGCAACAGGAGACACCATCGTGCTGATCGCCAGCAAAGTGGGAGACAACAGAGGCTGGCAGCAGTGGGAGAAAGAGCTGTTTGAAGCCGCACGGGTCACGGTGGGGGTGGCCATGGAACGCCAGCAGCACCTGCTGCAAATGGAAGAGGCCGCCCTGCAAGACGCCCTGACCGGACTGGGCAACCGGCGGGCCTTTGAGCTGGACCTCAAAACCGAACATGCCCGCTCCAGGCGGCACGACCATGCTTTTGGCCTGATGATGCTGGACCTGGATGGACTCAAGGGCATCAACGACCGCATGGGGCACGAAGCTGGAGACCGCCTGATCGCCTGTTTCGCCCAAGAATTGCAAAGCCACATGCGCACCCATGACCGCTGCTACCGGCTGGGAGGAGACGAGTTTGCCGTGATCCTCTCCCACAGTTCCCTGAGCAGCAGCGAGGTGCTGCATGGACGGATTTGCACCCTGATACAAGGCGTGCAGCAAGAAGGATTCCCCACTGCAGATGTGAGTGTGGGACTGGCTTTCTTTCCAGAGGAACGCTCTGGTCTGGAAGACCTGCTGCGTCTGGCCGATGAACGCATGTACCAGATGAAAGAACGGCACCACCTGGAAACCTGA
- a CDS encoding M23 family metallopeptidase, with translation MPLPNPLNLLLLSLALGASAAAHSGAPLKDSQLPRPSQQFGLPFAGPAGPDTWLLGQVYGNTTGAYRQRNSTYRAGQGIHFGLDISAACGTAVVAIGDGVVQDVDGPHGSPPHNLIINHGNGLASFYGHLLKRPDLKVGQKVKKGQVVAFSGDSQFTCRSAPHLHLELRDSSHMRFFNPIPYIKADWDTLFVQGGFSRGFQRDLENVRKWQHPEDQPQAFRGGALLNRFASSWPPDQVQNTPQQGKFSGYQPVKTDWPVKETRLTTGGCCVLPMFTPDSRQLMFIDRPTVQNPVGWYVVQPQQKPQAMLPLGFYSPDLRHQILPETPAGTRIKRLSDGKIQTLPAEVGNVIWSPEGSRYVWNESQESGNFDERQTRIRIATFGQAPSTLTTVYGGGAQGFLDQNTLLILGKTNPNSDNRVLYTLDLKTRKTRKLETALNIRGVTIGPKGKWIAYFLAFNQDRKNGLFVVNREGKKRQVPGFGSYRWRSEETLLLIPLKDTPQSHTVQTWKVGAPQLQTLVKLSGKISYDQWVVSPDGRNLAYVNGKDRNIYGLRLP, from the coding sequence ATGCCCCTGCCCAACCCCCTGAACTTGCTTTTGCTTTCGCTGGCCCTGGGTGCTTCCGCTGCAGCCCACTCTGGAGCGCCCCTCAAAGACAGCCAGTTGCCCAGACCCAGCCAGCAATTCGGGTTGCCTTTTGCAGGTCCAGCTGGACCGGACACCTGGCTCCTCGGTCAGGTGTATGGCAACACCACCGGGGCATACCGGCAGCGCAACAGCACCTACCGGGCAGGGCAGGGGATCCACTTTGGGCTGGACATTTCGGCAGCGTGTGGCACCGCAGTGGTCGCCATTGGGGATGGGGTGGTGCAGGATGTGGATGGTCCACACGGCTCCCCGCCACACAACCTCATCATCAACCATGGGAATGGTCTGGCGAGTTTTTACGGTCATTTGCTGAAAAGGCCAGATTTGAAGGTGGGCCAGAAAGTCAAAAAAGGACAGGTGGTGGCGTTCAGCGGAGACAGCCAGTTCACCTGCCGCAGCGCTCCGCATTTGCATCTGGAGCTCCGGGACAGCAGCCACATGCGTTTCTTCAACCCCATTCCGTACATCAAAGCAGACTGGGACACCCTGTTTGTGCAGGGGGGCTTCTCCAGAGGTTTCCAGCGGGATCTGGAAAACGTGCGCAAATGGCAGCATCCAGAAGACCAGCCACAGGCGTTTCGCGGAGGGGCACTTTTAAACCGTTTTGCTTCAAGCTGGCCTCCAGATCAGGTGCAAAACACCCCGCAGCAGGGAAAATTCTCTGGCTACCAGCCTGTGAAGACCGACTGGCCCGTAAAAGAAACCCGCCTGACCACCGGAGGATGCTGTGTGCTGCCCATGTTCACCCCGGACAGCAGACAATTGATGTTCATTGACCGGCCCACGGTGCAAAATCCTGTGGGCTGGTATGTGGTGCAGCCCCAGCAGAAACCCCAGGCCATGCTTCCGCTGGGGTTTTACTCCCCGGACCTCAGGCATCAGATCCTGCCAGAAACCCCGGCTGGAACACGCATCAAGCGCCTGTCGGATGGCAAAATCCAGACGCTCCCTGCAGAGGTGGGCAACGTGATCTGGTCTCCGGAAGGCAGCCGTTACGTGTGGAACGAAAGCCAGGAATCGGGCAACTTCGATGAGCGCCAGACCCGCATCCGCATTGCAACTTTTGGGCAGGCACCCAGCACCCTGACCACCGTCTATGGAGGCGGAGCGCAGGGCTTTCTGGACCAGAACACCCTGCTCATCCTGGGAAAAACCAACCCCAATTCAGACAACCGCGTGCTGTATACCCTGGACCTGAAGACCCGAAAAACCCGCAAACTGGAAACCGCCCTGAACATCCGCGGCGTCACCATCGGCCCGAAAGGGAAATGGATTGCGTATTTTCTGGCTTTCAACCAGGACCGCAAAAACGGGCTTTTTGTGGTGAACCGGGAAGGCAAAAAACGGCAGGTTCCGGGGTTTGGGTCTTACCGCTGGCGCAGTGAAGAAACCCTCTTGCTGATCCCCCTGAAAGACACCCCCCAGAGCCACACCGTGCAAACCTGGAAGGTGGGGGCACCGCAACTGCAAACCCTGGTCAAACTGTCCGGAAAGATCAGTTACGACCAGTGGGTGGTTTCTCCAGATGGGCGAAATCTGGCGTATGTGAATGGCAAGGACCGCAACATTTATGGGCTCAGGTTGCCCTGA
- a CDS encoding arsinothricin resistance N-acetyltransferase ArsN1 family A, protein MTSNPQITSRVATLQDAPSIAEIYNQGIEDRTSTFETRPRSTADIEKWFDGMHPIVVLEVQGEIKAFASTSGYRPRDCYAGIAEFSVYVDRASRGQKLGEIAMRHLIQESEKAGFWKLLSRVFPENQASLKMLSRMGFREVGTYHRHGQLEGIWKDVVIVERLLGAVAKI, encoded by the coding sequence ATGACCTCAAATCCCCAGATCACCAGCCGTGTGGCCACCCTGCAAGACGCCCCCAGCATTGCTGAAATTTACAACCAGGGCATCGAAGACCGCACCTCCACCTTTGAAACCCGCCCCAGAAGCACCGCTGACATCGAAAAGTGGTTCGATGGGATGCATCCCATTGTGGTTCTGGAAGTGCAGGGTGAAATCAAAGCTTTTGCCTCCACCTCTGGGTACAGACCCAGAGACTGTTACGCAGGGATCGCAGAATTCAGCGTTTATGTGGACCGGGCCTCCAGAGGCCAGAAGCTCGGGGAGATCGCCATGCGCCACCTGATCCAGGAAAGCGAAAAAGCAGGCTTCTGGAAGCTGCTCTCGCGGGTGTTCCCGGAAAACCAGGCCAGTTTAAAGATGCTCTCCCGGATGGGCTTCCGTGAAGTTGGGACCTACCACAGGCACGGCCAGCTGGAAGGCATCTGGAAAGACGTGGTGATTGTGGAACGCCTGCTGGGAGCAGTCGCAAAAATTTAG
- the arsN2 gene encoding arsenic resistance N-acetyltransferase ArsN2: MPIQAATPADWPRIEALLSRLQLPLQGAQEYLSHFWLQEDQQELQAVAGLELHGDFGLLRSVAVAPEHQNHRHGTALVQHLIQQARQQNLHTLFLLTTTAERYFQKFGFQRILRADLPPEVLASEELQGACPQSATVMQLQLRENLAADLLRQVTRLHYQLQQRGTSAGSSESLTRCHILSELGRSQKMTLRQLVDRLRLDKAWLSRNVEHLLQEGVICKTPHQTDRRASWIELTSKGQQQLEQLNSTLNAQTRRILSHIPEPEHPHIQNALTLLYSALQAEWQDQPERTPS, from the coding sequence ATGCCAATTCAAGCCGCCACACCTGCAGACTGGCCCCGCATTGAAGCCCTGCTTTCCCGATTGCAACTCCCCCTGCAAGGCGCTCAGGAATACCTCTCCCACTTCTGGTTGCAAGAAGACCAGCAGGAGCTGCAAGCGGTGGCCGGGCTGGAACTGCACGGCGATTTTGGGCTGCTCAGGTCGGTGGCGGTGGCCCCCGAACACCAGAACCACCGCCACGGCACCGCACTGGTGCAACACCTGATCCAGCAGGCCAGACAGCAAAACCTGCACACCCTGTTTCTGCTGACCACCACGGCAGAAAGGTACTTCCAGAAGTTCGGTTTTCAGCGCATCTTGCGCGCAGACCTCCCACCAGAAGTGCTGGCCTCCGAAGAACTGCAAGGGGCCTGCCCCCAGTCCGCCACCGTGATGCAACTGCAGCTCAGGGAAAATCTGGCTGCAGATTTGCTCAGGCAGGTGACCCGGCTGCATTACCAGCTTCAACAACGCGGCACCAGTGCGGGCAGCAGTGAAAGCCTCACCCGCTGCCACATCCTCTCAGAACTGGGGCGCTCCCAGAAAATGACCTTGCGGCAACTGGTGGACCGACTCAGGCTGGACAAAGCCTGGCTGTCGCGCAACGTGGAACACCTGCTGCAAGAAGGGGTCATTTGTAAAACCCCCCACCAGACAGACCGCAGGGCCAGCTGGATTGAACTCACCTCGAAGGGGCAGCAACAACTCGAACAACTGAACAGCACCCTGAATGCCCAGACCCGGCGCATCCTCTCGCACATTCCAGAACCAGAGCACCCCCACATCCAGAACGCATTGACGTTGCTTTACTCTGCCCTGCAAGCCGAATGGCAGGATCAGCCGGAAAGGACCCCATCATGA
- a CDS encoding vWA domain-containing protein, which produces MMIQPVKTAKHHAMLALCTLGLLLSACGPTTAVVTPPKTGTVNGYTIDAAHKDTVKFNISALDGAGKVILSGKVDSFTVQVSEVTGNPDSNNPQDFTYTASICGQYTSAGGPLTCAVVLDASGSMGSTDPEKKRKEAAQQFVARTTSSDQVAVANFGAGGQDPYDDLHVYQTFTSDKTLLNTAIADATRASGGTPLWEATDQATDLLSKATGKNKIALVLTDGNANGGMDVDTAIAAAQKANVKLFMVGLDANGIDEADMQKAATMTGGLYSKVSEAAGLKDLFDKAFNQSQAYACLQVVFKVKGKLPAAGTEIKGTLTVNMNGGQFVAPYAVTFL; this is translated from the coding sequence ATGATGATTCAACCTGTGAAAACTGCAAAACACCATGCGATGCTGGCCCTATGTACCCTGGGTCTGCTGCTCAGTGCCTGTGGTCCCACCACCGCTGTGGTCACCCCGCCCAAAACAGGCACGGTCAACGGTTACACCATTGATGCTGCCCACAAAGACACCGTCAAATTCAACATCAGTGCCCTGGATGGTGCAGGAAAAGTGATCCTGAGCGGCAAGGTGGACAGCTTCACCGTGCAGGTGTCAGAAGTCACCGGCAACCCGGACAGCAACAACCCCCAGGACTTCACCTACACGGCCAGCATTTGTGGGCAATACACCTCTGCAGGAGGCCCGCTGACCTGTGCTGTGGTGCTGGACGCCAGTGGATCCATGGGCAGCACCGACCCGGAGAAGAAACGCAAAGAAGCTGCCCAGCAATTCGTGGCCCGCACCACCAGCAGCGATCAGGTGGCAGTGGCCAATTTCGGGGCGGGAGGCCAGGACCCTTACGATGACCTGCACGTGTACCAGACCTTCACCTCGGACAAAACCCTGCTGAACACCGCCATTGCAGATGCCACCAGAGCTTCAGGTGGAACCCCCCTGTGGGAAGCCACCGACCAGGCCACCGACCTGCTCAGCAAGGCCACAGGCAAAAACAAGATTGCCCTGGTGCTCACAGATGGAAATGCCAACGGAGGCATGGATGTGGACACGGCCATTGCCGCTGCCCAGAAAGCCAACGTCAAGCTGTTCATGGTGGGTCTGGATGCCAACGGCATCGACGAGGCGGACATGCAGAAAGCCGCCACCATGACAGGGGGCCTGTACTCCAAGGTGAGCGAGGCTGCTGGCCTGAAAGACCTGTTTGACAAAGCCTTCAACCAGAGCCAGGCTTATGCCTGCCTGCAGGTGGTGTTCAAGGTCAAGGGGAAACTGCCTGCCGCTGGCACCGAAATCAAAGGCACCCTCACGGTCAACATGAACGGAGGCCAGTTTGTGGCCCCTTACGCGGTGACCTTCCTGTAA
- a CDS encoding sugar ABC transporter permease yields MNRSSHFGMTVTYLVLIVAVVFFAAPIALVLSVSLSDKDSIVAGQLQLIPRHPTFENYSVIFTPTFLRDLMNSVIYAGGTALFSLVVGTSAAYALSRMKFRGRTTINRSFILLQAFPGVLTLIPLYVMFLKFHLLNSYQGMILAYAAGTLPFTIAILKSYFDTIPRALEEAAFIDGATQGQTFLRIVLPLSLPALAITALMGFNLGWTEFILAYSLLSTEEMYSLAMRLYGMLGQFTTSWSEFAAMSVVIALPITVMFLRFEKYLVSGLTMGGVKE; encoded by the coding sequence GTGAACCGCTCATCGCATTTTGGCATGACCGTGACCTACCTGGTGCTGATTGTCGCTGTGGTCTTTTTTGCCGCGCCCATTGCACTGGTGCTCAGCGTGAGCCTCTCAGACAAAGACAGCATCGTGGCCGGGCAACTGCAACTGATTCCCCGCCATCCCACTTTTGAGAACTACAGCGTGATCTTCACCCCGACGTTTCTGCGGGATCTGATGAACAGCGTGATCTACGCAGGCGGGACCGCCCTGTTCTCGCTGGTGGTGGGGACCAGTGCTGCTTACGCGCTGTCCAGAATGAAATTCCGGGGCCGCACCACCATCAACCGCAGTTTCATTTTGCTGCAGGCCTTTCCAGGGGTGCTGACCCTGATTCCGCTGTACGTGATGTTCCTGAAGTTCCATTTGCTTAACAGCTACCAGGGCATGATTCTGGCCTACGCTGCAGGCACCCTGCCTTTCACCATTGCCATTTTGAAAAGCTACTTTGACACCATCCCCAGAGCACTGGAAGAAGCCGCCTTCATTGACGGGGCCACCCAGGGCCAGACTTTTCTGAGGATCGTGCTGCCGCTTTCTTTGCCTGCCCTGGCCATCACGGCCCTGATGGGCTTCAACCTGGGCTGGACAGAATTCATCCTGGCGTACTCCCTGCTTTCGACAGAGGAGATGTACTCACTGGCGATGCGTCTGTACGGGATGCTGGGTCAATTCACCACCTCCTGGTCGGAATTTGCTGCCATGAGCGTGGTCATTGCCCTGCCCATCACGGTGATGTTCCTGAGGTTTGAGAAGTACCTGGTTTCGGGCCTCACCATGGGCGGCGTGAAGGAATAA
- a CDS encoding carbohydrate ABC transporter permease, translating into MLNVTQNPPQKTPRKSSWAAFPFMAPATVMLIALTFFPIAYGIWMAFYNISLATLTSYEFVGLKNFREFIDTGSDFYRIVVRTIGWTFINVLLHVLVGIGLALLLQRPGLKFRKLFKALLILPWAVPSYITVLAWKNLIFNYDFGYFNTFLKVLHIAPVSWLQDPSAAYWATVIVNVWLGVPYMMMVASGALQSIPREMYESAEIDGASTLQQITRISIPMMWPMMAPSVILGLIWTFNNFNAVYLLTGGGPYGSTDLVVTYLYRIAFGAGSTSNFDYSLAAAFSVVVFLMLLLLVLFYMRVTKEQVPE; encoded by the coding sequence ATGCTGAACGTGACCCAGAACCCCCCACAGAAAACCCCCCGCAAATCCAGCTGGGCAGCTTTTCCCTTCATGGCTCCGGCCACCGTGATGCTGATTGCCCTGACCTTCTTCCCGATTGCTTACGGCATCTGGATGGCTTTCTACAACATCAGCCTGGCCACCCTCACCAGCTATGAATTCGTGGGCCTGAAAAACTTCCGTGAGTTCATCGACACTGGCAGCGATTTTTACCGCATTGTGGTGCGTACCATCGGCTGGACCTTCATCAATGTGCTGCTGCACGTGCTGGTGGGCATTGGGCTGGCTTTGCTGTTGCAACGCCCCGGTCTGAAGTTCCGCAAACTGTTCAAGGCACTCCTGATCCTGCCCTGGGCGGTTCCCAGTTACATCACCGTGCTGGCCTGGAAAAACCTGATCTTCAATTACGACTTCGGGTACTTCAACACCTTCCTGAAGGTCCTGCACATCGCCCCGGTGTCCTGGTTGCAAGACCCCAGCGCAGCTTACTGGGCCACCGTGATTGTGAACGTCTGGCTGGGTGTGCCCTACATGATGATGGTGGCTTCCGGTGCCCTGCAGAGCATTCCCAGGGAGATGTACGAATCTGCTGAAATTGATGGAGCCAGTACCTTGCAACAGATCACCCGCATCAGCATCCCCATGATGTGGCCGATGATGGCCCCCTCGGTGATCCTGGGCCTGATCTGGACCTTCAACAACTTCAATGCGGTGTACCTGCTGACCGGAGGCGGACCTTACGGCTCCACAGATCTGGTGGTGACTTACCTGTACCGCATCGCTTTCGGGGCAGGCAGCACCAGCAACTTCGATTACTCGCTGGCTGCAGCTTTCAGTGTGGTGGTGTTCCTGATGCTCTTGCTGCTGGTGTTGTTCTACATGCGGGTCACAAAAGAGCAGGTGCCCGAGTGA
- a CDS encoding sugar ABC transporter substrate-binding protein: protein MKHIRIALTSLSLLASTAFAETTLTFWHPMGGNDEVVLKKLTADYTRAHPDIKINLLFVPFAELQKKVSLAIPAGQGPDMFLGVHDGIGINSSSNLVLPVDSYIKKSDYLASTIDAVSFKGKLWGFPQSYETTTLIYNPKLVKTPPRTVEQLISTAKKFTKDSSYGFIYDIANFYYSYAWLSAVSEKPLFSDTGEFQVGVNEFTGLLNQLKTFQTSGIMPKEPSHDQAMALFKQGKAAMVITGPWGIAGFENDGVPFEMAPLPKVNGKSPKAFMGVKLYYISSQSKNAKASADFLKFLTSAGSEAYWATETGMLPANKLSYNNADVKKNKTVLGFSKQAKNAIPMGKAAEFGQIWDPAKEAVERVLFGNQAPSAAAQGLVDRVQKAIQK, encoded by the coding sequence ATGAAACACATCCGCATTGCCCTGACCAGCCTTTCCCTTCTCGCCAGCACCGCTTTCGCCGAAACCACCCTCACCTTCTGGCACCCCATGGGTGGCAACGACGAGGTGGTGCTCAAAAAGCTCACCGCCGACTACACCAGAGCCCACCCCGACATCAAAATCAACCTGCTCTTTGTGCCTTTCGCTGAACTGCAGAAAAAAGTCTCCCTGGCCATCCCCGCAGGGCAGGGACCTGACATGTTCCTGGGCGTGCACGACGGCATCGGCATCAACTCCAGCAGCAACCTGGTTTTGCCCGTGGACAGCTACATCAAAAAGAGCGATTACCTCGCCTCCACCATCGACGCGGTGAGCTTCAAAGGCAAGCTCTGGGGCTTCCCACAGAGCTATGAAACCACCACCCTGATCTACAACCCCAAACTGGTCAAAACCCCACCCAGAACCGTGGAGCAACTGATCAGCACCGCCAAGAAGTTCACCAAAGACAGCAGCTACGGCTTCATCTACGACATCGCCAACTTCTATTACAGCTACGCATGGCTCTCTGCCGTGTCTGAGAAACCCCTCTTCAGCGACACTGGCGAATTCCAGGTGGGCGTGAACGAATTCACGGGCTTATTAAACCAGCTCAAGACCTTCCAGACCTCCGGCATCATGCCCAAAGAACCCAGCCACGATCAGGCCATGGCGCTGTTCAAGCAAGGCAAAGCCGCCATGGTGATCACCGGACCCTGGGGCATCGCAGGCTTCGAGAACGACGGCGTGCCCTTTGAGATGGCCCCTCTGCCCAAAGTGAACGGCAAATCCCCCAAAGCTTTCATGGGCGTGAAACTGTACTACATCTCCAGCCAGTCCAAAAACGCCAAAGCCAGTGCAGACTTCCTGAAGTTCCTGACCAGCGCGGGCAGTGAAGCCTACTGGGCCACCGAAACCGGCATGCTGCCCGCCAACAAGCTTTCCTACAACAACGCAGATGTGAAGAAGAACAAAACCGTGCTGGGCTTCAGCAAACAGGCCAAGAATGCCATCCCCATGGGCAAAGCTGCCGAATTCGGTCAGATCTGGGATCCCGCCAAGGAAGCCGTGGAGCGCGTGCTGTTCGGCAACCAGGCCCCCAGCGCTGCTGCACAGGGTCTGGTGGACCGCGTGCAGAAAGCCATCCAGAAGTAA
- a CDS encoding alpha-amylase family glycosyl hydrolase has product MKKQLVALTLLLSLTAQAEVLPPPDWLSSATVYQVFIRNHTGDGTFEAATETLQQARDLGVNTLYLLPFYPTGKIKRIGVLGSPFSIRDYQNVDPNLGSLDDFKAYLEKAHSLGLKVVIDLVLNHTSWDNKLITEHPEFYKHDASGQILPPRPEWQDVAGLDSTREDTQQHLISIGEFWANLGVDGFRADYSDGLPLAFWQKFRTHMKAINPQFLLLAETGDEAFHDRAFDLSYDWVGMSKAVAAVSGLSSANSFFNYQADQGNVPKLRYLENHDQDRIASKLKEDFQKKAVAALLLTEPGVPLIYAGQEWGIDHRPNLFDPDPVLWNQGNSDLHAFYQKLLSTRSKLPALQSGALKTISAQSRNVAAFERFTPEQKVTVLINFAAEPQTVNFKDPQNAVDQLSGKTFQGMSWVLQPGEAQILLPASQ; this is encoded by the coding sequence ATGAAAAAGCAACTGGTTGCACTGACGCTTCTGCTGTCCCTGACAGCGCAGGCCGAGGTGCTTCCCCCACCCGACTGGCTTTCAAGCGCCACCGTATATCAGGTGTTCATCAGAAACCACACCGGAGACGGTACCTTCGAGGCGGCCACTGAAACCCTGCAGCAGGCCAGAGACCTCGGGGTGAACACCCTTTACCTGCTGCCCTTCTACCCCACCGGGAAAATCAAGCGCATCGGGGTGCTGGGAAGCCCTTTCTCCATCCGGGATTACCAGAATGTGGACCCGAACCTGGGTTCCCTGGACGACTTCAAGGCTTACCTGGAAAAAGCGCACAGCCTGGGCCTGAAGGTGGTCATCGATCTGGTGCTCAACCACACCTCCTGGGACAACAAGCTGATCACCGAGCATCCGGAGTTCTACAAACACGATGCCAGCGGTCAGATCCTCCCTCCCAGACCCGAATGGCAGGATGTGGCCGGTCTGGATTCCACCCGAGAAGACACACAGCAGCACCTGATTTCCATTGGGGAGTTCTGGGCAAACCTGGGTGTGGACGGCTTCCGGGCAGATTACTCTGACGGGTTGCCGCTGGCCTTCTGGCAGAAGTTCCGCACCCACATGAAAGCCATCAACCCGCAGTTTTTGCTGCTGGCCGAAACCGGCGATGAGGCCTTCCATGACCGCGCGTTTGATCTGTCTTACGACTGGGTGGGCATGAGCAAGGCGGTTGCTGCCGTGAGTGGCCTGAGTTCTGCCAACAGCTTCTTCAATTACCAGGCTGATCAGGGGAACGTTCCCAAGTTGCGCTACCTGGAGAACCACGACCAGGACCGCATCGCCAGCAAGCTCAAAGAGGACTTTCAGAAGAAGGCTGTGGCGGCCTTGCTGCTCACAGAGCCCGGTGTGCCGCTGATTTATGCTGGCCAGGAGTGGGGCATCGACCACCGTCCGAATTTGTTTGACCCCGATCCCGTGCTGTGGAACCAGGGAAACAGCGACCTCCATGCGTTTTACCAGAAGTTGCTTTCCACCCGCAGCAAGCTTCCTGCCCTGCAATCTGGTGCCTTGAAAACGATTTCTGCTCAGTCCAGAAATGTGGCTGCTTTTGAGCGCTTCACCCCGGAGCAGAAAGTCACGGTGCTGATCAATTTCGCTGCCGAACCCCAGACTGTGAACTTCAAAGACCCACAGAATGCAGTGGACCAGCTGTCTGGAAAGACTTTCCAGGGGATGAGCTGGGTGTTGCAGCCCGGTGAGGCCCAGATCCTTTTGCCTGCGTCACAGTGA